The Pirellulales bacterium genome segment CGGAGGAGCTGGATAATCCACTGGTCCGCATGTATCGCCGCAGCCGTGCCGAAGGCTTTGGCGCCGAAGTAAAGCGGCGAATCATGCTCGGCACGTACGCCCTGAGCGCCGGTTATTACGATGCCTATTATTTGAAGGCGCTCAAGGTGCGCCGCCTGATCCGCCAAGACTACGACGACGCTTTCCGCCAGGTCGATCTGATCGCCGGCCCGGTGACCTCGACCCCGGCCTTCAAGATCGGGGAAAAATCCGACGACCCGCTGGCGATGTACCTCGTCGATCTGTACACGGTGACGGCCAATCTCGCCGGCGTCGGCGGGATCGTGTTCCCGTGCGGATTCAGCTCCGGCAACCTCCCGATCGGCCTGCAACTTCAGGCGCCCCCGCTGGCCGAAGACCGCCTGCTGCGGGCGGCCCACATGTTCCAATCCGCCACCGACTGGCACAAGCGGCGCCCAGAGCCGCCGACGACCGGGGCGACCGCAGATGGACGCAGTTGAACGCGGATGTGCGCCGATTGATCCGATTTCGGAAAAAGTGATAGGCGCGGCATTTAAGGTTGCGAATGTACTTGGGTGTGGGTTCTTGGAGAAGATCTATGAGAATGCATTGGCTCATGAACTTCGAAAACTAGGGATCAAGGTTGAACAGCAGAAATCAATCGACGTTTACTACGATGGAGTGCTGGTCGGATTCTACATTTCAGATTTGTTCGTTGAAGATCAGTTGCCCGTGGAACTGAAAGTCGCCAAGGCCCTCGACGACGCCCATTTCGCTCAAGCATTAAACTTCCTCAAATCGTCGGGATTCAAAGTCGGACTTCTGATCAACTTCGGCAAAAGCAAAATCGAAATCAAGCGCATCGTCAACAGTTATTAATCTATTCACTCAGCCAATAATGTCGTGGCATCTGCGATCATCTGCGTCAATCGGCGTTCATCTGCGGTCCTGTCCTCGTCTGCCTGAAGTTCCATGAGTGAGTTATACACCGTCATCATCGGCCTCGAGGTCCACGTGCAGTTGCTCACGCGGACGAAGCTGTTCTGCGGATGCAGCACGCGGTTCGGCGCGCCCGCGAACACCCAGACCTGCCCGATCTGTATCGGAATGCCGGGCACCTTGCCCGTGATGAGCCGTCAGGCCTTCGAGCTGTCGCTCAAGAGCGCCATCGCTCTGAATTGCGACATTGCCCCGTTCACTAAATGGGACCGCAAGAACTATTATTATCCCGATCTTCCCAAGGGCTTTCAGATCAGCCAATACGACCTGCCGTTTTCCG includes the following:
- a CDS encoding amidase; protein product: EELDNPLVRMYRRSRAEGFGAEVKRRIMLGTYALSAGYYDAYYLKALKVRRLIRQDYDDAFRQVDLIAGPVTSTPAFKIGEKSDDPLAMYLVDLYTVTANLAGVGGIVFPCGFSSGNLPIGLQLQAPPLAEDRLLRAAHMFQSATDWHKRRPEPPTTGATADGRS
- a CDS encoding GxxExxY protein, whose amino-acid sequence is MDAVERGCAPIDPISEKVIGAAFKVANVLGCGFLEKIYENALAHELRKLGIKVEQQKSIDVYYDGVLVGFYISDLFVEDQLPVELKVAKALDDAHFAQALNFLKSSGFKVGLLINFGKSKIEIKRIVNSY